Part of the Quercus robur chromosome 5, dhQueRobu3.1, whole genome shotgun sequence genome, TTGCCTTTGATGGCGtgtcattctttccttctaagttttgggatgccgaggatagGATCGTCCTCAGCtacatctctaggccatttgaaCTTTCGTTGCACGTCCTCGGCAACGtctctcctcggctcgggccttgagccctaatgtaaagtgggccgggatcacaaattctctggccccacaccAAATATtgccaaaacttaaaaaaaaaaatccaattttttcattaattacaAACAACACTTGACACATTTGAGAGTTCCCTATTCCTCTAAGTCCTTTGTTTCCATCTAACAACTTCTCTTCACTGCACATGTCTTACAATGACTATATTATGTAAATTATATGTACAAAAGAATGTCAGAGTAGCTCATAGTAGATAAATGACAAGCATTGATGGAAAAGGAAGCAAAAGGAATATGAGAATTTTAAATTGTGTTAACTGATTTTTGTACTTAGGGaaaaaattagatatttttaaaaagttttggtaGTACTTGACATGAGTACAAACCTAAGggcaattttatttatttattttaccctATTTCTTTGGAGGCATCCAAACAAAATGGCTTAGTTTTGCTCCATTCCTTTatattcatttccatttcttGTAAtcattcttctcttcttttctttttttttcttttttttttttttttgtgtggaggacattccatttcattttatccatttataatttatacattTCATTGCATTCCATTATTTTATGAACTCGCAAATGAAAACTAaacaaatgaagcctgaataaatcaaactttaaaaaaaaaaaaaatacattactgatatttattttaaagcaaATTAGAATTATAATCTGCTTGTGACATCAATAGAAttgatcaaaaataaaatttcatatttcctttcctttaatttttgggATATTCTAGCTTGTTCATTTGAAATTTAGTAACTAGAACTGCGGCTTTTTGAAAGGCATATAATCTCAAAAGGGTATTTTAGGGCTCACTATTACCATTATTACTGCTATCTTCAATTCCACTGCTTCCAacaccaaatccaaatccaattccAATGTCGAATCCTATACCAATCCCATTATTGCCGCCATAGCCTTGGCCAACACCTCCTCCTATGCCAACACCTTTACCACCACTACTACCACCATTTACACCCTCACCTCCACCAGAGCCACTACCTTCACCACCAACACCTTCAGTACCACCCCCTTTACTACCTCCACCTCCAATGCCTCCAACACCAACTCCTGCACCAAAACCACTACCATGGCCGATCCCTCCATTagcaccactaccaccaccaccaccaccaccaccacctcctcctGCTCCTCCAATGCCTCCATCACCAGCTCCTgcaccaaaaccaccaccatGGCCATACCCTCCACTATCACcgaaaccaccaccaccaccacctccacctcctcctTTAACGCCTCCTATACCAACCCCTGCACCTACACCATATCCACTACCATGACCTGATCCTCTTCCAaaaccactaccaccaccacctccacctcctcctccaccacctcctcctaTTCCACCTTCACTACCACCACCAAAACCAGCACCAAATCCACTACCATATCCAAAACCTCCTCCAATgcctccaccaccacctcctcctccgccgccgccaccaccaccaccaccaccaatacCAACTCCAATGCCAAATCCACTACCATGACCAAACCCTCCACCAGTTGGACCTCCCCCACCACCttcccctcctcctcctcctccaccaccccCAGCTCCATAACTTGACCCACTAGCTGTATCATCAtcaccacctccacctccaccatgACTCACTCCTTTACCATCTGCAGCAAGACCTCTACCCCCTCTTCCAAAGAAACTCCCACAACTC contains:
- the LOC126728707 gene encoding glycine-rich cell wall structural protein 1-like; translated protein: MGTCAKLLHVALLLLGTTCGLSASIRTSGHGERSLGSVRNGGGGGDDDYCSYRNWRSCGSFFGRGGRGLAADGKGVSHGGGGGGDDDTASGSSYGAGGGGGGGGGEGGGGGPTGGGFGHGSGFGIGVGGIGGGGGGGGGGGGGSGFGRGSGHGSGYGVGAGVGIGGVKGGGGGGGGGGFGDSGGYGHGGGFGAGAGDGGIGGAGGGGGGGGGGGSGANGGIGHGSGFGAGVGVGGIGGGGSKGGGTEGVGGEGSGSGGGEGVNGGSSGGKGVGIGGGVGQGYGGNNGIGIGFDIGIGFGFGVGSSGIEDSSNNGNSEP